The Candidatus Rhabdochlamydia sp. T3358 genome contains a region encoding:
- a CDS encoding IS3 family transposase, with product MKTHSKEFEIEKMAHILEVSRCGYYEFLNRVISKRNVENQELIKEIKKAHKSSRGTYGSPRIHAKLQKQGISCSRKRVAKLMKQEKIQAKMRKKWKVTTRASKKEIMIAPNHL from the coding sequence ATGAAGACCCATTCTAAAGAATTTGAAATAGAGAAGATGGCTCACATTTTAGAAGTTTCCAGGTGTGGGTACTATGAGTTTTTAAATAGAGTGATTAGTAAAAGAAACGTGGAGAATCAAGAGTTAATCAAAGAAATTAAAAAAGCTCATAAGAGTAGCCGAGGAACTTATGGGAGCCCGAGGATTCACGCTAAGCTTCAAAAGCAGGGCATTTCCTGTTCTAGAAAAAGAGTTGCTAAATTAATGAAGCAAGAGAAAATACAGGCTAAGATGAGAAAAAAATGGAAGGTGACTACAAGGGCAAGCAAAAAAGAGATAATGATAGCTCCTAACCATTTGGA